The DNA sequence GTATATCTCGGCCTTGGATACGTTCTCCATGCGGTAGAGCGTCGGATCGACCGGAGAGCTGACAATCAGGTCGTCCACGAAATTGGCATAGGCCGAAAGGTCCACGGACAGATCGCTGTCGGCGTAGTGGGTTCCCAGTTCGGCGAATATCGATCGTTCCGGATCCAGGTCCGGATTCCCCTCCTCGGTGACACCTCCGCCCAGATTTATATTTTTGAACAGTTCCGAAATGGTCGGGATGCGGTAGGAAGAGGCGATCAGACCGGTAAGACTACAGCGGTCCGTCAGCCTATAGGTGAGCCCCAGATTTCCGGCCCAGCTCATGTCGTGTCGGGACCCTGACTCCACTGTTTCCGTCCGTTCGTTGACGATGGATATCCTGTCCAGGCGGCCACCGATGTTGATGATCCAGTCCGGATTCAGGACCCAGTCGTCTTCGGCGTAGACTCCCACGGACAACTGATCGGTGTTCGGAGACGGCTTGTCCTTGAGTACTTTGCCGTTTTTGAGGGTACGGGTTCGGTCGGTGGCCATGTGCCAGTTCCATGTTTCCAGCCCCAGGGTCAAGGTATGGTCGTTCAGCCCGAAACGGTTTCGCCAATCCATGGCCAAGGTTTCATGGTCCCCGGCCGGTTCGATGCGAAGCACCTGGCCGGCGGGAAAGTTGTCGATCCGAGGCCTGCGCTCGATGATCTGGTAGCCCAGGTTCAGGGTCGAGTCTTCAAGGACGGAGTCGCTCGGGGCGAAGGAATGGACGAGCTGGGCGCGTTTGGCCGAATGGCGGGCCAGGGTCACGTCGGCTCCCACCGGGAGAGGGGCCGTACCCGATCCCGGGATGCCGACCTCGTCGGCTTCGGTGGCCCAGAGTTTGACAAGGGTCCGGTTCGGTTCGTTCCATCTGAGTCCGGCCGAGATGTCACCGAACACGTCTCGGAACTGGCTGTTGTCGACCCGGTCTCCATGGCCGTCATGGTAATCGTTGAAATGTCGGCCGGAAAGGGCCCCTCTGATCCAGACCGAATCCGAAGAATAGAGCAGATCGCCTGCCAGATCACCTC is a window from the Deltaproteobacteria bacterium genome containing:
- a CDS encoding TonB-dependent receptor, with the translated sequence LGVSSVAEALDRLPGISRSNDSPWSADLVIRGMTRDSVVVLIDGMRVNMTTDINGRFALVPASQIERIEVLKGPISALYGAGSIGGVVNIITKSGTFTDAPQWHGETFLSGGSNPVGGDLAGDLLYSSDSVWIRGALSGRHFNDYHDGHGDRVDNSQFRDVFGDISAGLRWNEPNRTLVKLWATEADEVGIPGSGTAPLPVGADVTLARHSAKRAQLVHSFAPSDSVLEDSTLNLGYQIIERRPRIDNFPAGQVLRIEPAGDHETLAMDWRNRFGLNDHTLTLGLETWNWHMATDRTRTLKNGKVLKDKPSPNTDQLSVGVYAEDDWVLNPDWIINIGGRLDRISIVNERTETVESGSRHDMSWAGNLGLTYRLTDRCSLTGLIASSYRIPTISELFKNINLGGGVTEEGNPDLDPERSIFAELGTHYADSDLSVDLSAYANFVDDLIVSSPVDPTLYRMENVSKAEIYGAEAAAQWAFASLWDLFGTLAYTRGRDVQQGEPLRFIPPLNGLVGIKHHPTENFWWTLESAWNAAQHEVPNGVDSSAFYAVVNARCGLEFEASGLMHELGLAINNLLDRQYYNYLATSRGVELAEPGINAVATWQIRF